The genomic interval TGAGAATGAGATTTTACGATAATGATTCATGGCCAACCAATCCCTGCATTCTGTACGTGAAGCTCCAAAGTTGCCTGAAGTACTCCAAAGTACCGGAGATCCAAAGGAGTAGTTTCGATTGAAAATTACTTCAAGAACTACTAATGCACCGGAGATCCAAAAATTGTTTGTGTTTATGTGAATCTGTAGTTACGCGTTGCCAGCAGTTATCTCCGTATCACACACCTTGCATGCTCTGCTGCAGATAAACTACAGCTTGGGTGTGTTCCGTtctagaagtttggttgaaattagaacgatgtgatgtaaaagttgaaagtttatgtgtgtaggaaaattttaatgtgataaaaaagttaaaaagttttttaaaaaagcttagaactaaacaaggccttgaTCCTAAACTAACATAATCTAGAGAAGAAATCATCTGACGAAGTGCAGTCCTCTGAAACAGCTGATACACCGAATCCTCTGAACATGGCCTTAAACGCAAGATACTTCTGTTGTTTACACATGGCATAGTTTGACCAATATCTCACATGATGAAGCAGCAGCTTGGCAATCAGAATCAATCTTCAATCTGATCCAACAGATCAAAGGTTTCCTCGGATGTGGCCAAACCGGATCAAACTCGATCCGACAAAACCAGCCACATCATCTCCTCTCGATCAAACAGCAAGAGGATCTAAAAGCTCGGCAGTAAATTTCCTTGCACTCAAAACGAATATCATCACATGACACTGAATCACTGATGACTTGATGAGGTCAGTAGCATCAGAGCTAGCTGGAATCCTCCTCGGTGGCTGCACCGCCTAAGGAAGACGACGAAATGTGCAGATACTAGTACGTACTAGCATCAACTAGCAAGTCATCATCAGCTTTCACGCCACCGCCTAGTTGGCAAGTGGTAAGCTTGGCAGTAGGAGTAGGACTAGGACACAGCGGCAGTGACAGTTTTCGCACGCGTTTAAGCATCGAATCACTCGGTTAATTACGAAACCAACAGCATGTAGGAGTACTATATTGTGCTGTGCTGTAAATGTCAGTACTAATGTTTTTGTTGTGTTACAAACTCTGTGAATGCAATCTCTCAAACGAGAGATTGAAAGTCTGAAGGCAGTTCGATAGTAGTGTACAATATTTGCATATCCATCAGAGATCGCGTCCTGCACAGAGCTCTGAAAAAAGATTGGATTTGCCTGAACATAtctgagagcaggtacaatagcatgctattagccagctataaaaatattttaatggaATAAAccatgagagagaagagcagcgggctacagatatgtagctaGCTGCTGCACGATTACAAGACATActatgtgtatgacatgtggaaccATACATTAATAGTATCGTAAGTAACTAtcgtatgaattggctattatattggtttagagctagtagtgggttATACTATTAGACTTACTCTAGTTCGCTTTGGCAGTATGGCATTTGTACACGCTCAACAAAAACTGTCAATTCAGATCTCGGCATGCGTTTGGCACGGGCAGGCAAATTCAGGCTTCAGAGATTCATTCatttcagcagcagcagcagcagcagcaaagaaGCAAAAATAAGTTCCACCGCCGCAACGGGGGAGAGGCAGACCACGGAGGCGGGAAAGAGTGTTTTCCGCAAACGCCATCTGAAGGCGTAAAGTATCCAAGTGCGTAAAGTATCAAAGATACTACAGTACCAAACAGTTCAGATTCTCTCGGGAATTCAGCACGATTCACCtccaactattttttttgtcagagGCCGATTCAGCATGATTCCCTCCTGCCCCCACGTGTCAGTGACTCAGAGCATACACTCATCACTCCTTCGCAAACCATCAAAAACTTCCAAACCCCACgaggtttcttttctttttcttcttctttattaCTTTTTTGCTAGTCGCGTCGCCATCGCTATCTCCTACCGGAATCTGGAACCCTCCACGTCATCGCCACCGCGGCTTGACACACACTGCCCGCCACTGCCTCCTCACCATCCTATCTCGTCTCGTCTCCTTCTCATCCAATCTCAATCTCACCAACCCGATATAATTCCGCAGTAATCCGCACGGCTCCAACTCTCGCGAGTTGTTGTTGTTTTGGTGGAAGAATCGGTCCGTGCGTGATTTGATccatggcggcgtcgtcgtcgtcgtcgctgctgctccgccgcggagccaccggcggcgccgggagacGGTGGGGTCCGGGGGAGGCGTTGCGGAGGCTGGTGTCGTcgtcggaggcggcgccggcggagaagGTTccggcgcggtcgccgccggtgatgcCGCCGTTCGAGCACCGGCCCAGGCCGTACGCCGGGTGGAGCGGCGATGAGATCCTCGCGAAGAGGAAGCAGTTTCTTGGATCGTCTGTGTTCTACTACTACCAGAAGCCGGTACAAACCCTGATTCGATCGTATctattcccctttttttttattcaccaATAAACTAATGTGTTTAAACGccctaaaaaataatatgttcttttttttagagagggtattttttaccaaaCCTCTATATCCAACTGGATATATACGACTATTGAAATATATAACTTAGCCCCGCAAAACAACCCTATATGAAATTCGTTTATATGGAAATTTGAACTCAGGGCCTTGGGTACTACTCAAATCACTGCAATCAGTAGGCTACATGCtctttcgtaaaaaaaaaaaaaactgttataCTAGTAAGAATCATAGCGAAAGGCATGTGTTTctgtttttcattttaaaatggaatgcatttttttttgtccattttACAGCTGAACATTGTGGAAGGGAAGATGCAGTATCTGTACGATGAGAATGGGAAGAGATACCTCGATTGCTTCGGAGGCATCGTGACAGTTTCATGCGGCCATTGCCATCCGGATATCGTGAACGCTGTGGTGGAGCAGACCAAGCTGCTCCAGCACACGACCACCATATACTTGAATCAACCCATCGTCGAGTTTGCAGAAGCGCTCGCGTCCAAGATGCCGGGAAATCTCAAGGTCAAAGATACTTTGAAGTCGATCATGATGTAAATTGTAAAACAACTCATTGATTTGCATGGAAATAATTGTTTCATATCTGAGGATGCCTGCAGGTGGTGTATTTTGTGAATTCTGGGACTGAAGCGAATGAACTGGCGATGCTGATGGCTCGGCTGTACAGTGGGAATCTCAATATGATTGCATTGAGAAATGCTTATCATGGTGGTAGTGCTGGAACAATAGGATTGACGGGTTTGCAGACGTGGAAGTACCCAATCCCTCAGGTTTGTGTTCTGTTAATAATACCAGTACTACTGCTACAATTCAATTAATGCACTCTAGCTTAAGATGGTCTGTAGCTGAGAATGGTCCTATCACAGTACCGACAAGTAATAGTGAAGCATAAGTGCAATTCCTACTCTTTTTCATCAAGTCATCTAAGGTGCTGTTTGGTTGAAACTTGGTAAGGCAAATGTAAATATCACACCGTGAATGGAAACAGAGCAAGTGATACCATGCTTTGTTTGGATTCGAGCGGAAGATCACTTACGCTGTAATGTTTTCAGAAAACGCTTGATATCAGGCGGTAGGTAATGAGTTTGTATTAGGTCCGTATTGTTTCCCAAGGTACCTGATCCCATTGTACTCGAAGCAAACAAGTAATAACGTGATCAGATTGTGGAAGAAAACTCTCGAAGCAAACAGCACCTAAGCTaacttcatttattttttctggAAAAGAATTAACTTTAAgttgttattatatttttttgaagCAGTAAAATGGCAGGAGCTATACACATCCATTTAAAGAGAAAAAAGTTTATTTAGGTGGTGTTACACGTCTATAACAAAATAAGCATGGTTATCAGCTGTACAATTACCGAGTGCATTGTGTTACCCAAGAATAGCTAACTTCCTTCGATCTATGCCCTCTTTTATTTGTTCTTCATAATGCTGATTTTAAACCACCGGTTATATTTGCGCAAACTGATTTTTACTTTGAACTGTCTATCTATACATAgcaaagtacttcctccgtttcatattataagactttctaatatTGTCCATATtcttatatatgttaatgaatctagacatatatgtgtgcctagattcattaacatctatatgaatgtgggcaatgctagaaagtcttataacctgaaacggaggtagtagcaaaCTAGTCTTTATCTATGAAAATGAAGCAAAATCTTATCACAACATTTGCAGGGCGAAATACATCATGTCATGAACCCTGATCCTTACCGTGGAACTTTCGGGTCTGATGCTGTAGCTTATGCCAAGGAAGTCGAAGAACAAATAAATTATGGTACCTCTGGA from Oryza glaberrima chromosome 3, OglaRS2, whole genome shotgun sequence carries:
- the LOC127768525 gene encoding alanine--glyoxylate aminotransferase 2 homolog 1, mitochondrial-like — protein: MAASSSSSLLLRRGATGGAGRRWGPGEALRRLVSSSEAAPAEKVPARSPPVMPPFEHRPRPYAGWSGDEILAKRKQFLGSSVFYYYQKPLNIVEGKMQYLYDENGKRYLDCFGGIVTVSCGHCHPDIVNAVVEQTKLLQHTTTIYLNQPIVEFAEALASKMPGNLKVVYFVNSGTEANELAMLMARLYSGNLNMIALRNAYHGGSAGTIGLTGLQTWKYPIPQGEIHHVMNPDPYRGTFGSDAVAYAKEVEEQINYGTSGRVAGFIAETFQGVGGAVELAPGYLKLAYDTVRKAGGVCIADEVQSGFGRTGSHYWGFQTQDVIPDIVTMAKGIGNGLPLGAVVTTPEIANVLAQKIQFNTFGGNPVCSVGGLAVLKVLDKEKRQAHCADVGSHLVNRLKELQQKHEIIGDVRGRGLMLGVELVTDRKEKTPAKAETNLLFEKLKDLNILVGKGGLHGNVFRIKPPMCFTRDDADYLVDAMDYAMSGL